Proteins from a genomic interval of Desulfovibrio piger:
- a CDS encoding inositol monophosphatase family protein, which translates to MLTARFLQDVVDVVRESGDIIRRQWEKTHAVRHKGGIDLVTETDVAVEAFLKERLGELLPQAEFLAEESCVAGQEPSPLCWIIDPVDGTTNFVHRIPQVGTSVALWADGHVVLGVVNVPMMDECFWAGLGMGAFRNGEPIHVSSAEVLSDAVVATGFPYAIAERLDDVLARLALVLPKAQGVRRIGAASVDLAYVAAGRQDAFYEMLLKPWDVAAGWLLVEEAGGRVTTLDGRPYTFGDEIMASNGLVHKELRHLLAAVTPVRAERRPA; encoded by the coding sequence ATGCTGACAGCCCGATTTTTGCAGGATGTGGTGGACGTCGTGCGCGAGAGCGGCGACATCATCCGCCGCCAGTGGGAAAAAACGCATGCCGTCAGGCACAAGGGCGGTATCGACCTGGTGACGGAAACGGACGTGGCCGTGGAGGCCTTCCTCAAGGAACGTCTGGGAGAACTGCTGCCGCAGGCCGAATTCCTGGCCGAGGAAAGCTGCGTGGCCGGTCAGGAGCCGTCGCCCCTGTGCTGGATCATCGATCCCGTGGACGGCACCACCAATTTCGTGCACCGAATCCCCCAGGTGGGGACGTCCGTGGCCCTGTGGGCGGACGGCCATGTGGTGCTGGGCGTGGTGAACGTGCCCATGATGGATGAATGTTTCTGGGCCGGTCTGGGCATGGGGGCCTTCCGCAACGGCGAGCCCATCCATGTGAGCTCGGCCGAGGTCCTGTCCGATGCCGTGGTGGCTACGGGGTTCCCCTACGCGATCGCCGAACGCCTGGACGATGTGCTGGCCCGTCTGGCCCTGGTGCTGCCCAAGGCCCAGGGCGTGCGCCGTATCGGGGCCGCCTCGGTGGATCTGGCCTATGTGGCCGCCGGGCGGCAGGACGCCTTCTACGAGATGCTGCTCAAGCCCTGGGACGTGGCTGCCGGCTGGCTGCTGGTGGAAGAAGCCGGCGGGCGGGTCACGACGCTGGATGGACGTCCGTATACCTTCGGGGACGAGATCATGGCCAGCAACGGCCTGGTGCACAAGGAACTGCGGCATCTGCTGGCGGCCGTGACGCCCGTGCGGGCGGAAAGGCGCCCCGCATGA
- the rimI gene encoding ribosomal protein S18-alanine N-acetyltransferase: MSLPAGDTAPRRLTAGDAAAMQALEAACFSLPWSEEQCRAAFSQQAFVAYGLEEAGVLQGYISLYQAADELEVLNLAVLPVARRQGLGERLLRTALQEAEKTGINRALLEVRTGNAPAIALYEKCGFVRVGKRPRYYADTGEDALIYQCDLAPQD, from the coding sequence ATGAGCCTGCCTGCCGGGGATACGGCCCCCCGCCGCCTGACGGCCGGGGACGCTGCCGCCATGCAGGCACTGGAGGCCGCCTGTTTTTCCCTGCCGTGGAGCGAGGAGCAGTGCCGGGCCGCCTTCAGCCAGCAGGCTTTCGTGGCTTACGGGCTGGAAGAAGCGGGCGTGTTGCAGGGCTATATCTCGCTCTATCAGGCAGCGGACGAGCTGGAAGTGCTCAACCTGGCCGTCCTGCCCGTTGCACGGCGGCAGGGACTGGGCGAACGGCTTTTGCGCACAGCCTTGCAAGAAGCTGAAAAAACAGGTATCAACAGGGCTTTGCTTGAAGTCCGTACCGGGAATGCCCCGGCCATCGCCTTATACGAGAAATGCGGCTTCGTCCGGGTGGGCAAACGGCCCCGCTATTATGCGGACACCGGCGAAGATGCCCTGATCTATCAGTGTGATCTGGCACCGCAGGACTGA
- the tpiA gene encoding triose-phosphate isomerase — MQKIIAANWKMYKTRQEARETAAAVAAALNEQPTPHEVVVFAPFTAIAEVADAFAASQAQAGAQDVWPAVEGAFTGEISPRMLQDAGAVWVLTGHSERRHVLGESDELVGRKTAFALEQGLKVMLCIGEKLEERESGQLEDVLRRQLDSGLPAGGDALEGRFAVAYEPVWAIGTGKVAGPDEVLATHAVVRRLLCERLGETGNRIPILYGGSVKPANAGNLIGLDNVDGLLIGGASLDAQSFVQIIRA, encoded by the coding sequence ATGCAGAAGATCATCGCTGCCAACTGGAAAATGTACAAGACCCGGCAGGAAGCCCGCGAAACGGCCGCTGCCGTGGCTGCTGCCCTGAACGAACAGCCGACCCCGCACGAAGTGGTGGTGTTCGCGCCCTTCACGGCCATCGCCGAGGTGGCGGACGCTTTTGCCGCTTCGCAGGCGCAGGCCGGTGCGCAGGATGTGTGGCCTGCCGTGGAAGGGGCGTTCACCGGCGAGATCTCGCCGCGCATGCTGCAGGACGCCGGTGCGGTCTGGGTGCTGACCGGACATTCCGAGCGCCGTCACGTGCTGGGCGAATCCGATGAGCTGGTGGGCCGCAAGACGGCCTTTGCCCTGGAGCAGGGCCTCAAGGTCATGCTCTGCATCGGGGAAAAGCTGGAAGAGCGCGAATCCGGCCAGCTGGAAGACGTGCTGCGCCGTCAGCTGGACAGCGGCCTGCCCGCCGGAGGGGACGCGCTGGAAGGCCGCTTTGCTGTGGCCTATGAGCCCGTGTGGGCCATCGGTACCGGCAAGGTCGCCGGTCCCGACGAAGTGCTGGCCACCCACGCCGTGGTGCGTCGCCTGCTGTGCGAGCGCCTGGGCGAGACCGGCAACAGGATCCCGATCCTGTATGGTGGGAGCGTCAAACCGGCCAATGCCGGTAACCTTATCGGACTTGACAATGTGGATGGTCTTCTGATAGGTGGCGCTTCTTTGGACGCGCAAAGTTTTGTGCAGATTATCCGGGCCTAG